The Chryseobacterium sp. JV274 sequence CAAATATCACAATGGTTTCATGACACCTGCTAATTGCATGCATAGAGGAAGTAGTGTAAGATTTGTCCCATATAATTTCCTCCTTGAAAGTGAGCTTCAGATCTGAAAGAATCGTATTCCAACGGTAAAAGCTTTCACCACGACCAAACATCACAATGAATCCGTTTTTTGTTAAAAGCCTTCTACATTCTGAAAAGAACTTATGTTCATCGAACGGTCTTTCGAGCTTCTGATTTTTCAAATACAAGTACGGAGGATCTATGCAGATCACATCTATGCTTTCATCTGGAAGTCTTTTCATTAATTCCAGGTTATCTTCGTTATATAGCTTAATGTTTTTCATTTCTTAAAGTATTTATAAATTCCAAATATTACGATTCCAACGACTCCCAAAATAGCCAGGACAATCCATAAACCGGCCTGAAATCCGGTAGCTTTTATTTCATTGGTTTTCTTTTCTACTTCCGAAGCTACCGCTTTAATTGTTTTTTTTGACACAAGCTCCCGAGCAGCATCTTGGATAATGTTTGTTTTTTCTTCGCTGGAGTTTTCTTTTTTATCTTCTTCCGACTTCTGGTAGTGATTGTTTATATAATAATCAGCGGTTCCACGAATGATAATACTTTGTAGTGTATCTCCGGAAACTACATTATGAAATATAAGTGGGTTTAAAGTGTCTGATTTCCCTTTAATGACAATATCTCCGGAAAAATCTTCCAGCTTCTTTTTAACTGTTTGGTCCGTCACTTTTTTTGTTGATTCCTTCACTGTTTTTTCTTTAACAGAATCCAATGTGACACGCTCAATATCTGTTCGGCCTTCATTAGAATAGAAAGACGTTTTATGCTTGGTCCTACATCCGAGCAAAATACTACTCAGCAGGATTATTATCAGTATTTTTGATTTCATCACTATTATTTTTAAGATTAAGATCTCTGATGTCTAATGTCTTATTGAACTTTTCGAATTTCTTCAAAAAAGCCAACGGAGGAAACTTACCGTCCGTGATGATTCCAATATTAACCAAAGCGTTTCCTGCTGGGTAAATGAAAATCATGATCTTACTTGCTACTTTGAAATAAACACTATCTAGGTCAGCGTCTGAAATTATCTGTATGAATGCTTCTGTTAAAAAGTAGACAAGAATAACAAGTCCTATTTTTTGGCAAAAACCAGTTATCATCTTTTTCGGTGAAAATGTCTCCAATTTCATGTGTTTCCATATTCCCGCCACTAAATCAGCAATAAGCGCGAAACCTAAAACGAAAATAAAAACATAGCTTTCAATGTACCATCCTGTAAGCCTTTCTGAAATAGAAAACCCAACTGCCGGAACTGCTGCCAGCTGAAAGGATGCCCAAACCTTCCCTCCGATTCCTCCGGAGTGTATGGTTATTAGGTTATTTGATATAAATTCTTTCATTATTCTATATTTTATTTACCCTATGAAAAGTCCATTTTGAAAAACACAAATAGTCCCTCCAATTGTTTTTTGTCCAGAAAAACCTTCTGCTATTTGTCCTCCTAATGCTGTCACATAAACTTTAAACCCTTTAAATCCTGCCCCGCCTATATTATTTAAGAAGACATATCCATCATTGACTGTTAATGCGTTATTATTTCCCTGTGGGCCAGATGCTGAAAGCTCCAACGCTGTGTTTCCAACGTTATTCCCTGATGCTGAAATTGATGCGCCCGTATTTATTACATTGCCAGCGTCTTTGGAAGAATTAATAATGAAATTTCCGATATATTGGCTGTTCGGATGCACATCACTTGAGATCATTAAACCGTCAACCAGATCGCCATTAGTGTTAACAGTGCCAAATAGTATTTTGCCTGTCGTACTTGTAAGAGTTGAAGTCGTAATATACCAACCATTTACACCGCCAATTGTCCCGGTATTTGCGTCGATATTCCCCTTAATCTCTGCATTTTTAGAAATCATTTTTCCATTCTGCAACACTTGAAAAACTGCATCATTCTTATGAGCGTAATCCGCGCCTGCTCCAAATCTTATACTATCCCCGCCGGCATCTGTAACAGAAGAAATAAAGGCGTTTCTTTCGGTTTCATTTCCTACCTCTATAACCTGAGACATCAATAAGCCATTATCAATTGAAGTGAAACCGTCCGAACCATCAGTAAACTTGATTTTACCTTTGATTTCTTGAGTGTCCAAATTTATTGTCATCTGGCCGTCAAGTGATGAAATAATACCAGTTCTGATCAGTCCGCCGTTTATGGTGGTTGTTCCTACAGTAATAGAAAGCACCCTAACACCTTCAACTACCGAATGGAGAATTCCAATCAGAAAGTAATAATCATTAGCGTCTGCATCAAATTTAATCTGCTCCTGCGTGAATACAATTGAACCATTTTGATCGGTTTTACTGCATTTCCCATAGACGTATCTAAACTGATCATCTGGAATAGTTTCAATATTCTCCGGGATATTCCACTCTTTGTCAAAAGTCTGAGAGTAAATGATTCCAGGATTGACTTTCACTTTATTCTTATCATTCTCAAACATTACGTAGAAAACAACGCTGCAGCTAATCTGTTGAGATCTGGCGCCAACTGAAATCATGTTTGTTTCAATAGAATTTGGACGGATGTTCTCCGGATTAAAATAATCATCCGTATCAAAGACAAGATTCTTAAGCTCTTCAGTGGTTTTTAATCCGAGTTTTGAATAATTGATCTGTCCTAAATTGGTGATGGATAAAACATTTTTTATTTCCTTAATTTGAAGCTCTACTTTAGAACTGTATGCAATTTCGTATGAGTCTGCAATTACAATTTTTAATCTAAATGGATTGTAATCATAGGATTCAATAAAGCTATTCGTAATCTGATTTACCCTCAAAATCTTGTCGATTCCCAAAACTGTATCATAAACTTGAATGTAATCACCAATGTCAAACTTCCCTACTCCTATTTTTTCCATGTAAGCAGGATCAACATTCAGATCGTAGGAAACCTTAGCGTTCTTATTTAGCTCAAATTGTTCAAGTCCTTTCTGTAGAAGTTCGTTTTCTGCGTTATCTATATATGTTTTCGGCATTACAATATCCAGCAATACATACTCATCCCCAATAGCAAATTGAAAAGCAGTTGAATTTTCATCCGGAAAGCTTTGCCCCTGATCATTTTTGAATGGAATTATTTCAAAGCTTTTCGTTGAGTGATTGTAACCGCCCTTTTTAATCTCAAATTCATATCCCGCCAAATTACCGGTATTGAAATGTACTTTGACAGATGTTCCTGCAATCAGATACTTTGTTGTCACCCCATCAGCTTCTTTCTCGTTCAAATCAAAATCCATTGTAGAATCTAAGAACTTAAATTTCGTATCTCCTAAAGACGTTATACTTCCTGTTCGATGTGGATATATTTCATCGAAAGTGATAGATCCTTCTTTTAATCCAAAACCAGAAATTGAGCTTTGATCCTCTAAAAAGTCAGCACCAGGTAATTTTAATCGCTTGCTAAAATTCCTGTATTCGTTAGGAATATTATTGGTTCCTCCGAAAACATATAGACGGTTTACAATGTCGTTATCATCAACATTATTCCTGGATAAAGAATATAAGCCTTTACCTTTTCCATACTCAAACTTTAACGGTACTTTCTTTCCGTAGTCTCCGGTATGAATTACATATTTACCATTCTCATACTTTATCCAAAAATCAGTTTTAAACTCATTGCAGATCTTCTGCATGGCTGATAGGCATGTATCATCACCGAAAGTTATTGTCTTGGTTTCTCCGTTGGTAAAATTCCCCAGCTCCCAGTTTGCAGCAAAACGCTTCATATTGTTTTTAAGTGCCAACAAGAAAACCTCAATTGTGCCGATCAAAGGAAATTCCAGATCCGGCCCAAATCCGGTTGCATCTGCATTGAAGTATTTACATCGCTGCATATCGAACATTAAACCCTGCGCAGTAATGTTATACTCATATGAGGTATTGCTATTCTTTACCAATGCCGGCAATGTATTAATGCGGTATACTGAATCAAACAAGATGAAATAATCATTGATCAGAATATCCAGCTTTTCCCGGGAATTTAGCTTTATCGAAACTGAATCATCCGAAAGCATAACCCGGTTAAGTGTTGCTGATTCTACAGAACGTTTCCCTCGCTCAATCAAATTAAACAAGGGTGATCCATTTCTGTATAGTGTTATATTATTCAATTAAATTACTTTATTAATTGCGTTCATTATAATGTTCGCCAGTCTTCTGTAGCCCTCAGAAAATTGATGTACGCCCTCATAAGTCAATTGCTGAATATTAAGGATATTTTGATTCGCGTCATTAAATAAATCGGCTAATGGGAAACTATACTTTCTTGCTATTGTCCTGATAGCTTCTGCATAATCATTTAAATCACAATTAACTGCATTTTTAGTGAATGAGTTACGAGGATTTGTAGTCGTAAATGGAAAAGTATTCACCTGCGTAGGCGTACACATTATCATTACAGCTTTAGGATTAAGCGAATATACTTTGTCAACGTATTTCCTTAATTCCGCATAGAACGTCCCATTATTAGTGGCGTTATCAAAGTCTGTTAATGCGCCTAATGGAGTAGCCAACCTATGATCATTGATTCCAATTAATAGCGAGAAAATGTCATGTGAAACCCAATTTGTTGAGCTCCCATTTAATTGCGCTAATGTAAACCCACCAGTGGCGTAGGTTGTCGATGTTTTGAACTTGACAGACTCTTGAATAACAAGCTGAAAGCCCTTACCGTAATTTTGATCTAGTCCATATCTTGTAATAGAATCACCGCAATAAGCTATTGACGTAGCTTCCAAATCAAGCCTATTTGCTGATAGCATTTTTTGCCTATACGATAAAGTTAAAATAGCGCTACTATCGTTATAGAATAGATATTTGTCAATATACGCTGGTCTTGTATCTGTGTTTATGTAGAGTGTGCCATTAACAGTTGGCGTGTAGTTTCCCTCATAAGGTTCTGCTATACTTGTACTCGCAGCTCCTGCTAAAACCACGGTAGCTACCGAACTGGCATTTACGAAAACAACGTTAGGAACTGTACTGCTGGCTCCAACGTTATATCCTTTATAATAAGCCGTAACTCCTGCTAACAACTGAATCTCAATAGTTTGGCGGGTTCCAGTTGAAGTAGTTATAGTCCCATTAGGTTTAATGTACTGTCCGGTTTTTAATAAACCATCAACTCTAGGTGGTATCTCAAAGGTTTGGTCAAAAGTATTATTTCTAATGATCCTATCAGTTACTGTACTTATTGTTTTATTGCCTACAGAATTTTCACTGACCTTACTAAGTAAGTTGTCTGCTTTATCTACTTTTATCCAAACAGTAGATGTGTAAGAAGGAATATCTGATGCTGTTGCCTGTTGTCCTGCTTTAACCTGCCATATAGCTTCCTGATACACGGCCTGTGTTCCGGCAGTGGCTGGAAATTGTAAGGCCTCAAAAGCTGTTAAATTTTGCGCAGCCTTAGCCATTTCCTCTTCTGATTTCGTCCATACTGTCCCCTTTTTATAGAACATTGTTGAAAATCCTTTAATTGCTTTCATATTTCCGGCATTTGGATAATTTGTTCCAGGATCTGCTGATGAAACAGAAGGTTTATAACTGCCGTCTTCTGTCGGCGCTGGATCAGTTGGTGAAATCACTCCCTTAAAATCTGATTCAACTTGCTCTTTTATTTCAGCAAGCTTTTTATCTTGTTCCTCCTTGCCTTTCTCATACTGTTCTTTAGAGACAGCATTACCTACTAATTGGTCTTTATCGATAGTCGCTATGTTAGCCGGTGGTATTGTATCTGTAATTATAATCGTTACTTGTTCGTCCATAGT is a genomic window containing:
- a CDS encoding phage holin family protein: MKEFISNNLITIHSGGIGGKVWASFQLAAVPAVGFSISERLTGWYIESYVFIFVLGFALIADLVAGIWKHMKLETFSPKKMITGFCQKIGLVILVYFLTEAFIQIISDADLDSVYFKVASKIMIFIYPAGNALVNIGIITDGKFPPLAFLKKFEKFNKTLDIRDLNLKNNSDEIKNTDNNPAE
- a CDS encoding SGNH/GDSL hydrolase family protein; translation: MDEQVTIIITDTIPPANIATIDKDQLVGNAVSKEQYEKGKEEQDKKLAEIKEQVESDFKGVISPTDPAPTEDGSYKPSVSSADPGTNYPNAGNMKAIKGFSTMFYKKGTVWTKSEEEMAKAAQNLTAFEALQFPATAGTQAVYQEAIWQVKAGQQATASDIPSYTSTVWIKVDKADNLLSKVSENSVGNKTISTVTDRIIRNNTFDQTFEIPPRVDGLLKTGQYIKPNGTITTSTGTRQTIEIQLLAGVTAYYKGYNVGASSTVPNVVFVNASSVATVVLAGAASTSIAEPYEGNYTPTVNGTLYINTDTRPAYIDKYLFYNDSSAILTLSYRQKMLSANRLDLEATSIAYCGDSITRYGLDQNYGKGFQLVIQESVKFKTSTTYATGGFTLAQLNGSSTNWVSHDIFSLLIGINDHRLATPLGALTDFDNATNNGTFYAELRKYVDKVYSLNPKAVMIMCTPTQVNTFPFTTTNPRNSFTKNAVNCDLNDYAEAIRTIARKYSFPLADLFNDANQNILNIQQLTYEGVHQFSEGYRRLANIIMNAINKVI